A single window of Flavobacteriales bacterium DNA harbors:
- a CDS encoding DEAD/DEAH box helicase, whose translation MSPDERSFEALGVTRQFINAMDDMGYGPPTDIQWQALPRMRSGQDLIGVAQTGTGKTAAFVLPMLMRLKFAQGDAPRAVILEPTKELVIQTSRHVQMLAKYTDLRCAALYGGSGTHQQREDLRSGQDIIVATPGRLMDFYLKGDLILKKLQVLVLDEADRMMDMGFMHQLRSILEVIPVKRQNLLFSATFNERVEELSHEFLEFPTKVEVTPSATPAETIDQYLVELPNFKSKLAYLEGLLAKEEFDRVIVFCRTKDRADRVHRFLDRKVEGGVKVIHSNKGQNTRINAFKDFQDGTLRVLVATDVSARGIDVANVSHVVNFDIPRMREDYTHRIGRTGRALNQGEAISLMDPSEVYFVNQIEELIGGRIERIPLPDDFQEEEFLPGEKKELARELDRQKQKLNPDYKGAFHERKKKSKKKLRKRR comes from the coding sequence ATGAGTCCAGATGAAAGATCCTTTGAGGCGTTGGGAGTGACCCGTCAATTCATCAATGCCATGGATGATATGGGCTATGGTCCTCCTACGGATATCCAATGGCAAGCTTTGCCACGTATGCGATCCGGGCAGGATCTCATCGGAGTGGCCCAGACCGGGACCGGAAAAACGGCAGCCTTTGTCCTTCCTATGCTCATGCGATTGAAATTTGCTCAAGGCGATGCACCTAGAGCGGTCATTCTAGAACCCACCAAGGAATTGGTGATTCAGACCAGTAGGCATGTGCAGATGTTGGCCAAGTATACCGATCTGCGATGTGCGGCCCTGTATGGAGGATCAGGGACCCATCAACAACGAGAAGACCTGCGTAGCGGTCAGGACATCATTGTAGCCACTCCAGGTAGACTGATGGATTTCTATCTGAAAGGTGATTTGATCCTCAAGAAATTACAGGTACTGGTGCTCGATGAGGCCGATCGGATGATGGATATGGGCTTCATGCATCAATTGCGCAGTATCCTAGAAGTCATTCCGGTCAAGCGACAGAACCTGCTATTCTCTGCCACTTTCAATGAACGTGTGGAAGAGTTGTCCCATGAATTCTTGGAATTCCCTACCAAGGTAGAGGTCACTCCATCGGCCACTCCCGCAGAGACAATTGATCAATACCTGGTGGAACTGCCCAATTTCAAAAGCAAACTGGCGTATCTCGAGGGATTGTTGGCAAAAGAAGAATTTGACCGGGTGATCGTCTTCTGCCGCACCAAGGATCGAGCAGATCGTGTGCACCGCTTCTTGGATCGCAAGGTCGAAGGTGGGGTCAAGGTCATTCATTCGAACAAGGGTCAGAACACACGTATAAACGCCTTCAAAGACTTTCAAGACGGAACCTTACGGGTGCTCGTAGCCACAGATGTGAGTGCGCGAGGAATCGATGTGGCCAATGTGAGTCATGTGGTCAACTTCGACATTCCACGGATGCGCGAGGATTATACCCATCGGATAGGTCGCACGGGACGAGCATTGAATCAAGGGGAGGCCATCAGTCTGATGGATCCAAGTGAGGTCTATTTCGTGAATCAGATCGAAGAACTCATAGGAGGACGGATCGAGAGAATCCCATTACCGGATGACTTCCAAGAAGAAGAATTCTTACCCGGTGAGAAAAAGGAGCTTGCTAGAGAGCTGGATCGTCAAAAGCAGAAATTGAACCCTGACTATAAAGGAGCCTTTCACGAGAGGAAGAAAAAATCCAAGAAAAAGCTACGCAAAAGGCGCTAG